Proteins from a genomic interval of Deinococcus sp. QL22:
- a CDS encoding WD40 repeat domain-containing protein, with the protein MRMLCALGLLLSVGQPMAVAASPVPASPKATISFGAQGMVEVVGPSNQGRPESPWTMIQTLMSPRGDAAVVRFCWEVGKYDGCQVHLARPGRPVHRLNSSNVKHLLWTPDGQYLVGAGNNTLRLWNLSGGLRTQVLAGKTENVRALGWVAGGLCVQTREYQHPSQYGQTAHRFTVPALRWIASAQLVKTWEVPAPACL; encoded by the coding sequence ATGCGAATGCTCTGTGCTCTCGGGTTGCTGCTGTCTGTGGGACAACCCATGGCGGTCGCCGCCTCACCCGTCCCGGCCTCCCCGAAGGCCACCATCTCTTTCGGCGCTCAGGGCATGGTGGAGGTTGTTGGCCCGTCCAATCAGGGCAGACCCGAATCCCCCTGGACGATGATTCAGACCCTGATGTCACCCCGGGGTGACGCCGCAGTCGTTCGCTTCTGCTGGGAAGTCGGGAAGTACGACGGTTGCCAGGTTCACTTGGCCCGGCCAGGCAGACCAGTCCATAGACTCAACAGCAGCAATGTCAAACACCTGCTGTGGACGCCAGATGGTCAGTACCTTGTTGGTGCAGGGAACAACACCCTGCGCCTCTGGAACCTGTCGGGGGGTCTGCGCACGCAAGTGCTTGCAGGGAAAACGGAGAATGTGCGAGCACTGGGCTGGGTCGCGGGCGGACTGTGTGTGCAGACGCGGGAGTACCAACATCCCAGCCAGTACGGGCAGACGGCTCACCGCTTCACGGTCCCGGCTCTGCGGTGGATCGCCTCTGCGCAGCTCGTGAAGACGTGGGAGGTGCCCGCTCCTGCGTGTTTGTAG